A window of Aerococcus urinae contains these coding sequences:
- a CDS encoding ABC transporter ATP-binding protein, with product MKYIWSYIKPFKKELVFIFLGMLMFSVVNLGLPTMLAMIIDNALIPGDLSNLYFFLAIMLFISCLGIAGQIFGSYFISKLSTMMTMNLRNDLFKKMLKLSHHEFQDYGVPSLTNRMTSDAFILMQFTQMTLRTLATAPVMIIISIYMITRTSPELGLYVFPVAPMIVAMIIIIAWLTLPISRAQQKTLDSINRILRENITGTRVVRAFNREQFFEERFEEVNHTYRQYSSRLFKTMAITPSLFSLIMNITIILIVWFGAGFAARGSVQVGTLVAFIEYVWLALFSLTIFANIFMMYPRAVVSAGRLDEVMHTPITVPHPENPIMETDGSGRLEFNHVDFAYPDADEPVLRDISFSSKAGETIAFIGSTGSGKSTIVKLIPRFYDVSSGEIKLDGIDIRDLDLQVLRSKIGYTPQKANLFSGQIATNLRYGKFDADEEDMDHATSIAQASEFINRLATRYHTELTEGGTNLSGGQRQRLSIARSIIGDREIYIFDDSFSALDYKTDAAVRLALKEETKDATTIIIAQRVGTIINADQIIVLDHGQIAAKGTHKELLKSSPLYYEIASSQLTKEELEYGE from the coding sequence ATGAAATATATTTGGTCTTATATCAAACCCTTTAAGAAAGAGTTAGTATTTATCTTCCTGGGTATGTTGATGTTTTCAGTGGTTAACCTAGGTTTACCGACCATGTTAGCAATGATTATTGATAACGCCTTAATACCAGGTGATTTATCCAACCTATACTTTTTCCTAGCAATTATGCTCTTTATTTCTTGTTTAGGCATTGCTGGACAGATTTTTGGCTCTTATTTTATTAGTAAGTTGTCAACAATGATGACAATGAATTTACGTAATGATTTATTTAAAAAGATGCTTAAGCTTTCTCATCACGAGTTTCAAGACTACGGGGTACCGTCTTTAACCAACCGGATGACTTCCGATGCCTTTATTCTCATGCAGTTTACTCAAATGACTCTTAGAACCTTGGCAACAGCACCAGTGATGATCATTATTAGTATTTATATGATTACACGAACTTCGCCCGAATTAGGTTTGTATGTTTTCCCCGTGGCACCTATGATAGTGGCCATGATTATCATTATTGCTTGGTTAACCTTACCAATTTCCCGTGCCCAACAAAAAACTTTAGATAGTATTAACCGGATTCTAAGAGAAAATATTACTGGTACTCGAGTCGTTCGTGCCTTTAACCGGGAACAATTTTTCGAAGAACGTTTTGAAGAAGTCAACCATACTTACCGGCAATACTCTAGTCGTCTGTTTAAAACTATGGCCATTACGCCCTCTCTCTTTTCATTAATCATGAATATTACTATCATATTAATCGTCTGGTTTGGTGCCGGTTTTGCCGCTAGGGGGAGTGTTCAAGTAGGGACCTTAGTTGCCTTTATTGAGTACGTATGGCTAGCCCTCTTCTCCTTAACTATTTTTGCTAATATTTTCATGATGTATCCACGAGCAGTGGTTTCGGCGGGGCGACTCGATGAAGTCATGCATACACCAATAACCGTCCCTCACCCTGAAAATCCGATTATGGAGACTGATGGTAGTGGGCGCTTAGAATTCAATCACGTCGACTTTGCTTATCCGGATGCTGATGAACCCGTCCTAAGAGATATTAGTTTCTCTTCAAAAGCTGGTGAAACCATCGCCTTTATCGGTTCTACCGGCTCAGGAAAGTCAACCATTGTTAAATTAATTCCCCGTTTTTACGATGTTTCCAGTGGTGAAATTAAGCTCGATGGTATTGATATTCGTGACTTAGATTTACAAGTATTACGTTCAAAGATTGGTTATACCCCTCAAAAGGCCAATCTCTTCTCTGGTCAGATTGCCACCAACCTCCGCTATGGTAAATTTGATGCTGACGAGGAAGATATGGACCACGCGACTTCGATCGCACAGGCTAGTGAATTTATCAATCGGCTGGCGACTCGTTACCATACCGAATTGACCGAAGGCGGCACTAATTTATCTGGGGGCCAGCGCCAACGCCTATCCATTGCCCGTTCAATTATTGGGGACCGGGAAATATATATATTTGATGATAGTTTTTCCGCTCTGGATTATAAAACTGACGCTGCTGTACGCCTGGCGCTTAAGGAAGAAACGAAAGACGCGACAACAATTATTATTGCCCAACGAGTCGGCACCATCATCAATGCTGATCAAATTATCGTTTTAGACCATGGTCAAATAGCCGCAAAA
- a CDS encoding uroporphyrinogen decarboxylase family protein codes for MSKKELVKTVFDGHQAERTPVGFWHHFVEDVYHANALKDDQIKPANLAGHQQFLKDIEPDYIKIMTDGYFQYPNEKLQKAEHLSEVGEIEPLANDDPWIQEQIQFAKEVEALHNNQLYSFYNIFGPLTTFKILYDDQDERVSRFYQEDPELFAKILKVIAGDIQKVIEGILSETTVDGIYYSTQDLQSDDFTDKDFIELVKPLDTALLNRAKELKPHHILHVCGYLGAHNRLEKFADYPASAVNWATGPEKLSIEDGKKIFKDKVVVGGFQNTADDLIYKGTEEEIKAYTKQLIKEAGDTPYVIGADCTIPADTPREHFEWVRQASIEEAAENEK; via the coding sequence ATGAGTAAGAAGGAATTAGTAAAAACAGTCTTTGATGGCCATCAAGCTGAGCGGACGCCGGTTGGTTTCTGGCACCACTTTGTAGAAGATGTTTACCATGCTAATGCGTTGAAAGATGATCAAATCAAACCAGCTAATTTAGCTGGCCACCAACAATTTCTTAAGGACATTGAGCCTGACTATATAAAGATAATGACTGATGGTTATTTTCAATATCCTAATGAAAAGTTACAAAAAGCTGAGCATTTATCGGAAGTTGGAGAAATTGAACCGCTAGCAAATGATGATCCTTGGATTCAAGAACAAATTCAGTTTGCCAAGGAAGTCGAAGCCCTACATAATAACCAATTGTATAGTTTTTATAATATTTTCGGTCCACTAACTACCTTCAAAATTTTATATGATGACCAAGATGAACGTGTCAGCCGGTTCTATCAGGAAGATCCTGAACTTTTCGCAAAAATTTTAAAAGTTATTGCGGGAGATATTCAAAAGGTCATTGAAGGGATCTTATCAGAGACTACCGTTGATGGCATCTATTATTCTACCCAAGATTTACAAAGCGATGATTTCACTGACAAAGACTTCATTGAACTGGTTAAGCCATTGGATACGGCTTTATTAAATCGTGCTAAAGAACTTAAACCTCATCATATCCTCCATGTTTGTGGTTACTTAGGCGCCCATAACCGATTAGAAAAATTTGCTGACTATCCAGCCAGTGCGGTTAATTGGGCAACTGGTCCGGAAAAATTATCAATTGAAGACGGCAAGAAGATTTTTAAAGATAAGGTTGTTGTGGGTGGTTTCCAAAATACAGCAGATGACCTCATTTACAAGGGGACAGAGGAAGAAATTAAAGCTTATACCAAGCAATTAATTAAAGAAGCTGGCGATACGCCTTATGTGATTGGCGCAGATTGTACTATTCCTGCAGATACACCAAGAGAACATTTTGAATGGGTTCGCCAAGCAAGTATAGAGGAGGCAGCTGAAAATGAAAAATAA
- a CDS encoding transporter substrate-binding domain-containing protein, which yields MKNKKLFIGILVAVVVVLASFLIRNRSNEPSKENARNVKVAFWQNYYPYNFVNDKGEADGYEVAVFREVEKKLPQYHFDFVPTSNEDLLIGLESGKYDAGIKGCWYTDERAKKFIIPKNYHGASVIGLTIRSEDKDKYKNIDDFAKAKGRLVPISPQNGQYDVIQDYNQKNPDHPIDLVPADQFDLSDAYGWVLEGRYDAYFSIDLSYKKSVEDEDGPYHDKADQLTYVTYKGIPIYPLFERTDENEQLVKDYDQAIKELREDGTLEKLSQQYLNKNVFDYIKD from the coding sequence ATGAAAAATAAAAAATTATTTATCGGTATTTTAGTGGCGGTAGTCGTTGTATTAGCCAGCTTCTTAATCAGAAACCGGAGTAATGAACCAAGTAAAGAAAATGCACGTAATGTGAAGGTTGCTTTTTGGCAAAATTATTATCCCTATAATTTCGTGAATGATAAGGGCGAAGCCGATGGTTATGAGGTTGCCGTTTTTAGAGAAGTTGAAAAGAAGTTGCCTCAGTACCACTTTGACTTTGTCCCCACCTCTAATGAAGACTTACTCATTGGCTTAGAGTCAGGCAAGTATGACGCAGGGATTAAGGGATGCTGGTATACCGATGAGCGGGCTAAGAAGTTTATTATTCCTAAAAACTATCATGGGGCGAGTGTGATTGGGTTGACCATTCGTTCCGAAGATAAGGATAAATATAAAAACATCGATGATTTCGCTAAGGCAAAGGGGAGATTAGTTCCTATTTCGCCACAAAACGGTCAATATGATGTGATTCAAGATTATAATCAAAAGAATCCTGATCATCCTATTGATTTGGTTCCTGCTGACCAATTTGACTTATCCGATGCCTATGGTTGGGTGCTTGAAGGACGTTATGATGCTTACTTCTCTATTGACTTATCCTATAAAAAGTCTGTAGAAGATGAAGATGGTCCTTATCATGATAAAGCTGATCAATTGACTTATGTGACTTATAAAGGGATTCCAATCTATCCTTTATTTGAACGGACTGATGAAAATGAACAATTAGTCAAGGATTATGATCAAGCGATTAAAGAACTCCGTGAAGATGGTACATTAGAAAAATTATCCCAACAATACTTAAATAAAAATGTATTTGATTATATTAAAGATTAA
- a CDS encoding amino acid ABC transporter permease, protein MVNFDVKSIFPLFKELIPFIPVSLFILIISFTLGNLLGVILAYGLEAKQRWYQQITKTYIFIMRCTPPIVMIFLVFYGLPQLLKWWLKINIHDFSQAVFVIIALTLLYGANISVVFKASYDAVNKGQREAGLALGLSEARTFFRIILPQALRIALPNIGNSTVSLLKNTALAYTIGLIDVMGAGQLFINRNMGNFSLETDLAVAIIYWIIAGLIMVSIHLLEKEISKGEV, encoded by the coding sequence ATGGTTAATTTTGATGTAAAATCCATATTCCCTTTATTTAAGGAATTGATACCATTTATACCAGTATCATTATTTATATTAATTATTTCCTTTACCCTTGGCAATTTACTAGGAGTTATTCTAGCTTATGGCTTAGAGGCAAAGCAAAGATGGTATCAGCAAATAACCAAGACTTATATATTTATTATGCGCTGTACGCCACCGATAGTGATGATATTTCTAGTGTTTTATGGTTTACCCCAGCTATTGAAGTGGTGGCTTAAGATTAACATTCATGATTTCTCACAAGCAGTCTTTGTCATTATTGCCTTAACTTTGTTATATGGAGCCAATATTTCTGTTGTGTTCAAAGCAAGTTATGATGCGGTCAATAAGGGGCAAAGAGAGGCTGGCTTAGCCTTAGGCCTGTCAGAAGCTAGGACTTTCTTTAGAATCATACTACCTCAAGCCTTAAGGATTGCCCTACCCAATATTGGTAACTCGACGGTTTCTTTATTAAAAAACACTGCCCTAGCTTATACCATTGGATTAATTGATGTCATGGGGGCAGGGCAATTATTTATTAATCGAAATATGGGGAATTTTTCCTTAGAAACAGATTTGGCAGTAGCCATTATCTATTGGATTATTGCCGGATTAATTATGGTTTCTATTCATCTATTAGAAAAAGAAATTTCTAAAGGGGAGGTATAG
- a CDS encoding amino acid ABC transporter permease translates to MNWDFIIDTFFASLKGIPVTLSIMLVAVIFSIAPALLFALALQRELPVISKFIQVYLAIIRATPLIVLILFFYSLLPSLLNQFTNLIHVKVDVFNFNPIIYAYIIFSLIALASLTEIFRSALMAVDYGQWEAALSAGLSPWKSFERIIFPQLLKVALPSFINLIIELVKGTSLVFVMTVQDITAIAKTAAAYSYNFTSAYIVIFVIYLILCGLIQYLGQVINKYYLSHA, encoded by the coding sequence ATGAATTGGGATTTTATTATTGATACTTTTTTTGCTTCCTTAAAAGGAATTCCTGTGACCCTTAGTATTATGCTGGTAGCGGTAATATTTTCTATCGCTCCTGCTTTATTGTTTGCCTTAGCTTTACAGAGGGAGCTGCCAGTCATTAGTAAGTTTATTCAAGTTTACTTAGCGATCATTCGCGCTACCCCATTAATAGTTCTTATTCTGTTCTTTTACAGTTTACTGCCTAGCCTTTTAAATCAATTCACCAACTTAATTCATGTTAAGGTGGACGTCTTTAATTTTAATCCGATTATCTATGCCTATATTATCTTCTCCTTAATTGCGCTAGCTTCCTTAACCGAGATCTTTCGGTCTGCCTTAATGGCCGTTGATTATGGTCAATGGGAAGCAGCCTTAAGTGCTGGTTTAAGTCCCTGGAAAAGTTTTGAAAGAATTATTTTTCCCCAATTGCTTAAAGTGGCCTTACCTTCATTTATTAATTTAATTATTGAACTAGTTAAGGGAACTTCTTTAGTCTTTGTGATGACGGTGCAAGATATCACAGCTATTGCAAAGACTGCAGCTGCCTATTCCTATAATTTTACCAGTGCTTATATTGTTATCTTTGTGATTTATTTAATACTTTGTGGCTTAATTCAATATCTTGGTCAGGTCATTAATAAGTATTATTTATCCCATGCCTAG
- a CDS encoding amino acid ABC transporter ATP-binding protein, which yields MLNVKNIHKSFLGQKILKGIDLTVDSGDVIAILGPSGSGKTTLLRCLNFLEKADHGEFGLLGEHYDLSKITRKEILKIRQHIGFVFQNYNLFNNKTVLENLLEPLVTARGWAKDEAVARSEEILDWVGMAKLKDRYPNQLSGGQQQRVGIARAIAPSPDLILFDEPTSALDPELVDGVLNIMTELAKKGTTMVVVTHEMSFAKNVADRIIFMEQGEVIEEGDPYSFFNAQKNQRVHKFLNVLDRF from the coding sequence ATGTTAAATGTTAAAAATATCCACAAATCCTTTCTTGGTCAAAAAATATTGAAAGGAATCGATTTAACGGTTGATTCTGGAGATGTGATTGCTATTCTGGGCCCTAGTGGGTCAGGAAAGACCACCCTTTTACGGTGTTTAAATTTCTTAGAAAAGGCAGATCATGGTGAATTTGGCCTCTTAGGAGAGCATTATGACTTAAGCAAAATTACTCGAAAAGAGATTTTGAAAATCAGACAACATATTGGTTTCGTGTTTCAAAATTATAATTTGTTTAATAATAAAACGGTATTAGAAAATCTGCTAGAACCCCTGGTTACAGCGCGAGGCTGGGCAAAGGATGAAGCAGTTGCTCGAAGTGAAGAAATCCTTGACTGGGTAGGGATGGCTAAACTCAAGGATCGCTATCCTAATCAGCTCTCCGGAGGACAACAACAAAGAGTGGGGATCGCTAGAGCAATCGCACCTAGTCCTGATCTCATCCTGTTTGATGAACCGACTTCAGCTTTAGACCCGGAATTAGTCGATGGGGTTTTAAATATTATGACTGAACTCGCGAAAAAGGGAACTACCATGGTCGTTGTGACCCATGAAATGTCCTTTGCTAAGAATGTTGCTGATCGTATTATATTTATGGAGCAGGGAGAAGTGATTGAAGAGGGCGATCCTTACAGTTTCTTTAATGCTCAGAAAAATCAAAGAGTTCATAAGTTTCTCAATGTCTTAGATCGATTTTAA